A DNA window from Arachis duranensis cultivar V14167 chromosome 3, aradu.V14167.gnm2.J7QH, whole genome shotgun sequence contains the following coding sequences:
- the LOC107480328 gene encoding mediator of RNA polymerase II transcription subunit 28: MGDRQLGEQQQQGVDQQLASSPAASTKDDMVSSVMALEAALLPCLPARELQAIDRSPHPSHQIDVDRYARDFMEAAKKLQLHFISLQREDKPTKVEMLRKDITLMEEELDRKNELIKKQESLVLEWKKELKEQMDKHKTELERV, translated from the exons ATGGGTGATCGGCAATTAGGTGAGCAACAACAGCAGGGGGTTGATCAGCAACTAGCATCTTCTCCCGCTGCTTCTACAAAGGATGATATGGTTTCTTCTGTTATGGCTTTGGAGGCTGCTTTGCTTCCCTGTTTGCCTGCCCGTGAACTTCAAGCTATTGACCGTTCTCCCCACCCTTCCCATCAGA TTGATGTGGATAGGTATGCTAGAGATTTTATGGAGGCTGCCAAGAAGTTACAGCTTCATTTTATTAGTCTGCAACGTGAGGATAAGCCGACTAAAGTTGAAATGCTTAGAAAG GATATCACTCTCATGGAAGAAGAACTTGACAGGAAAAATGAGCTGATaaagaaacaagaaagtttAGTTCTGGAGTGGAAAAAAGAGTTGAAAGAGCAAATGGACAAACACAAGACTGAGTTGGAAAGGGTCTAG